In Arachis hypogaea cultivar Tifrunner chromosome 17, arahy.Tifrunner.gnm2.J5K5, whole genome shotgun sequence, a single window of DNA contains:
- the LOC112766003 gene encoding uncharacterized protein, producing MKYEYENYDPSFPDQPVVDQYLPVWSRLPAFGSKPAFIWAHDTILTYSQLNASVDHISSHLLTTPTLQRGDTLLLLSSPGLHFVELIFASQRAGLLSVPIVPPHPSFANENYHHLLRVISQTKPKAAVAHSSYISCIQRYLSDHNNINHNLNLIRALQTMNWISIEDIKHGANNNKNNDKFGGSLTYNGCRENDVYLVQYTSGATGIPKPVLVTAGSAAHNVRAARRVYDLHPNSVIVSWLPQYHDAGLMFLLLTIVSGATCVLTSPTSFIKRPRLWLELISEFKATCTPVPSFTLPLVLKRGGVDKGVSPINLSHLRNLILINEPIYRDCVEEFVGVFGPFGLSSCAVSPSYGLAENCTFVSSAWRSESDAYSSSSFHDFPTHNKLLPVARLCRKEEQEDMEIVVVNEETHEPVEDGVEGEIWVSSPSNASGYLGHPSLTREVFHGRLRNMVGRCFLRTRDTGIVKGEGRYLFVTGRCEDIIKLQNGEKIHPHYIESAAYNSCTKFLRGGCVAAFKVSETVVAVVAELQRTEKEIMVDNEVLGSVCNGIKESVLKKENVQVGWVVLVKSESVPKTTSGKLQRWLAKEKILGGKMKVVMEMKFGDDDVSRTLPTGSLLSLL from the coding sequence atgaaGTACGAGTATGAGAATTATGACCCTTCATTCCCTGACCAACCGGTGGTTGATCAATACCTGCCGGTATGGTCTAGGCTACCGGCATTTGGGTCCAAGCCAGCATTCATTTGGGCTCATGACACCATCCTAACCTACTCACAACTCAATGCCTCAGTTGACCACATCTCCTCCCACCTTCTCACTACTCCCACTCTTCAAAGAGGTGACactctccttcttctctcttctccaggTCTTCACTTTGTTGAACTCATCTTCGCTTCCCAAAGGGCTGGTCTTTTATCTGTCCCTATAGTCCCTCCTCACCCTTCTTTCGCTAATGAAAATTATCACCACCTTCTTAGAGTTATCTCGCAGACTAAACCCAAAGCTGCAGTTGCTCATTCTTCTTACATTTCATGTATCCAACGCTATCTCTCTGATCACAACAACATTAATCATAATCTTAATCTTATTCGTGCGTTACAAACCATGAACTGGATTTCCATTGAGGACATCAAGCATggtgctaataataataaaaataatgataaatttggTGGATCCCTAACATACAATGGTTGCAGGGAGAATGATGTGTATCTTGTTCAGTACACTTCTGGCGCCACCGGGATTCCGAAACCGGTTCTTGTAACGGCGGGTTCAGCCGCACATAACGTCAGAGCTGCTAGGAGAGTCTATGATCTTCACCCAAACAGTGTTATTGTTTCGTGGCTTCCTCAGTACCATGACGCTGGCCTCATGTTTTTGTTGTTAACCATTGTTTCTGGTGCTACTTGTGTTCTTACTTCACCAACCTCGTTCATCAAACGTCCCAGGTTGTGGCTTGAATTGATCTCTGAATTCAAGGCCACGTGTACTCCTGTACCTTCTTTCACGTTGCCACTGGTTCTCAAACGTGGAGGAGTTGATAAAGGAGTTTCTCCCATTAATCTCTCCCATTTGAGGAACCTTATACTCATCAACGAACCTATTTACAGAGACTGTGTCGAAGAGTTTGTTGGAGTCTTCGGTCCCTTTGGGTTAAGCTCTTGTGCCGTTTCTCCTTCTTATGGTTTAGCTGAAAACTGCACCTTTGTTTCCAGTGCATGGAGGAGTGAAAGTGACGCGTATTCTTCTAGTAGCTTCCACGATTTTCCAACTCACAACAAGCTTTTACCGGTTGCGAGACTATGTAGGAAGGAGGAACAAGAAGACATGGAAATCGTGGTGGTTAATGAAGAGACTCATGAGCCAGTTGAGGATGGCGTTGAAGGTGAGATTTGGGTTTCATCACCAAGCAATGCTTCTGGATACTTGGGACACCCTTCTTTGACGAGAGAAGTGTTCCATGGAAGACTGAGGAACATGGTTGGAAGATGCTTTCTTAGAACACGTGACACAGGGATTGTTAAAGGAGAGGGGAGATACCTCTTTGTTACTGGAAGGTGTGAAGATATAATCAAGCTCCAAAATGGTGAAAAGATTCATCCTCATTACATTGAATCTGCAGCCTATAACAGTTGCACAAAGTTTTTGAGAGGTGGTTGTGTTGCGGCGTTTAAAGTTTCTGAAACAGTTGTTGCAGTGGTGGCGGAGTTACAGAGAACTGAGAAAGAGATAATGGTGGATAATGAGGTGTTGGGTAGCGTTTGTAATGGGATCAAAGAAAGTGTTTTGAAGAAGGAGAATGTTCAAGTTGGGTGGGTTGTTTTGGTTAAGAGTGAAAGTGTTCCAAAAACCACTTCTGGGAAATTGCAAAGATGGCTTGCTAAGGAGAAGATTCTTGGTGGGAAAATGAAGGTTGTGATGGAGATGAAATTTGGTGATGATGATGTTAGTAGAACTTTACCAACTGGGTCGTTACTTTCACTTCTCTGA
- the LOC112764198 gene encoding uncharacterized protein — MGEQTLGQEQSLTPTPIDPPPQPPSNTPAAAPVIETTTVANATIAHVSPTESELSNNNAPPPPTNPTAPPSKIPLRPRKIRKLSPDPAVSQPQLSSAAITEPPKPTSSSNSSSAAKSASRSTKTAQQQQQQQQQQQRALAVPRVVARSLSCEGEVEIALRYLRNSDPLLSPLIDIHQAPTFDNFHTPFLALTRSILYQQLAYKAGTSIYTRFISLCGGEAGVVPETVLALTPQQLRQIGVSGRKASYLHDLARKYQNGILSDSAIVNMDDKSLFTMLTMVNGIGSWSVHMFMIFSLHRPDVLPINDLGVRKGVQLLYNLEDLPRPSQMDQLCEKWRPYRSVASWYMWRFVEAKGTPSSAVAVATGASLQHHQQEQQQQQQQHPSQPQLLDPINTMFNMGAACAWGQ; from the exons ATGGGTGAACAAACACTAGGTCAAGAACAATCCCTAACACCAACCCCGATTGACCCTCCACCTCAACCTCCCTCCAATACCCCCGCTGCCGCGCCTGTCATCGAGACCACCACCGTTGCCAACGCCACCATTGCTCATGTTTCCCCCACAGAATCCGAACTGAGCAACAATAATGCTCCTCCTCCGCCAACAAACCCTACCGCACCACCTTCCAAAATCCCCCTCCGCCCTCGCAAGATCCGGAAGCTCTCCCCTGACCCCGCCGTCTCCCAGCCTCAATTGTCCTCCGCCGCCATCACTGAACCTCCAAAACCAACCTCATCCTCCAACTCGTCCTCCGCAGCCAAGTCTGCCAGCCGGAGCACCAAAACCgctcagcagcagcagcagcaacagcaacaacaacaacgagCCCTAGCGGTTCCGAGGGTTGTAGCGAGGTCGCTATCGTGCGAAGGAGAGGTGGAGATCGCACTCCGCTACCTCCGCAACTCGGATCCGCTCCTCTCCCCTCTAATCGACATCCACCAAGCACCAACCTTCGACAATTTCCACACCCCTTTCCTTGCCCTAACGCGCAGCATTCTCTATCAGCAGCTCGCCTATAAGGCTGGAACCTCTATCTATACTCGATTCATCTCTCTCTGCGGCGGCGAAGCCGGCGTTGTTCCTGAAACCGTTCTTGCCCTAACTCCTCAGCAGCTCCGCCAAATTGGGGTTTCTGGAAGGAAGGCCAGTTACCTTCACGACTTGGCGAGGAAGTACCAGAATGGGATACTCTCCGATTCGGCCATTGTAAATATGGATGATAAATCTCTGTTCACCATGCTCACAATGGTGAACGGGATTGGGTCCTGGTCTGTTCATATGTTCATGATATTCTCACTCCATAGACCCGATGTTCTTCCCATCAACGATCTTGGAGTCCGCAAAGGGGTTCAGCTTCTCTACAATCTTGAGGACTTGCCCCGCCCTTCTCAGATGGATCAGTTGTGTGAGAAATGGAGGCCTTATCGCTCTGTTGCTTCGTGGTATATGTGGAGATTCGTTGAAGCCAAGGGAACGCCTTCTAGTGCGGTGGCTGTGGCCACTGGTGCGAGTTTGCAGCACCACCAGCAggagcagcagcagcaacagcagCAGCACCCTTCACAGCCTCAGCTTCTGGATCCCATAAACACCATGTTTAATATGGG GGCGGCCTGTGCTTGGGGACAATGA